GGGAGTAGAACCGGACGAACTGCTCGTCCACCCCCAGCCGCTGCGGCTCCGCGGTCGCGGCGGCCTCGGCCTCGGCCGGGAGGACGGCCCGGATGTGCACGAACTCCGGCCGCATCGCCCGCAGCCGGTGCACCTGCTCCAGGGTAAGCGGATGCTCCGTGTGGACCTCCAGCGAGATCCAGGCCGTCGGATCCTTCCCCTCCGCCACCCAGCGCTCCACCTGGGCCAGGCCGTCCTCGGCGACCCAGCGCACCAGGGGCCGCCCGGCGGAGATGGGCACGTGCCGCACCCGGGGCGCGGGATCCCGGGGCTCCACCTCGACGACGGTCACGCCCTTGACGTAACCGGTCTCGTTGAAGGAGAAGGAGATCGGGGAGCCCGAGTAGCGGGTGACCGCCGCCGTCCCGTGGATCTCCTGGGGACGGTGCAGGTGGCCGAGGGCCACGTACTGGGCGGTCTCCGGCACGGCGCAGGGGTGCACCGTGTACGCGCCGCCCATCTGGATCGGCCGCTCGACCACGTCGGACTCGACGCCGCCGGCCATGTACAGGTGGCTCGTGACCAGCCGCACCGCATCCGGCCGGAAACGGCCTGCCGCCGCCGCCAGCCAGCCCTTCACCTGGTCGGAGTAGGAGCGCTGCAGCTCCTCCTCCCCCAGGGTGTCGGCGATGAGCTTCCGGAGCCGGGACTCCGAAGGGTACGGGAGGGCCAGGACCACGGCGGAGTGGTCCACGCCGGGGACGGTCAGCTCGGCCCAGCCGGGGCCGGCCGCCACCCGCTGCACCCGGTCCGGCCCGGGGGTGTAGACGCCCGGGTCGTCGTAGGGATAGCCGAACATCGTGGCCCCGTGCCGCTGGGCCAGCGCCTGGACGGCGGTCAGCCGGTCGGGGGAGTCGTGGTTGCCGGCGATGACCACCACGGCCCGCCGGCCGTTCTCGCCCAACCGGGCCAGGGCGTCGCAGTAAAGCTCCTCGGCCGCCGCCGAGGGGTTGCCCGTGTCAAACACGTCGCCGGCGATGAGCACCAGGTCGATCCGCTCCTCGCGCACCATGGCGCAGAGCTCGTCCACGAACGCTTCGTGCTCTTCCTGCCGGCTGCGGCCTTCCAAGGTGCGGCCGAGGTGCCAGTCGGCGGTATGGAGGATGCGCACGCGTTCTCCTCCTCATCTTCTGGTAAGCTTGGCAGAGAGGTTCGAGGCGGAACGGGTGTTCTCCTTCCTCCTCGCGGGCGACTTGAGGATGGAAACCGGCCGGCGGACTCCGGTGGGCGGCGATCCCTGCCGGAAACGGGCGGACCCGGAGCCCCCGTCTATCCCGCGACGAGGAGGATAGACCATGCGCAAGGTGATTGCCCTATGGCTGCTGGGGCCGGGGCTGGTCCTGCTGGCCGGGTGCAGGGGTGCCGCCGACGGCCCTCCCTCGGAGACGGCCGCAGCGCCGCATCCACAGGTTGACGCCGTCCTCCCTGCTGCGTCGGCTGAGGGGAAGCCCCCGGTGCACAGCGAACTGATGGAGGTGCGGCAGGCCCCGGAGCCCGCTGACCCGGAGCCGGGTGATTCCCTGCCCGGCGATCTGCGGGGTAATGCGGAGGATGAGGTCCTCATCCTGGAAGTCACCGCCGTGCGGGAGGATGACGGCAGGTATCGGGCGACGGCCTCGCTCACCAACAAGAGCGGCGCCGGGGTCGAGTTGCTCTACGACTGTGGCTCCCTGCTGCACCTCTGGTACCCGGACGCGAGGCTGCAGTTGGATTCCGGGCAGATCTGCCCGGCCGTCCACTCCATGCTGTTCCCCGCAGGGGAGACGATGCAGCGGGAGTTCGTCTTCGATGCCCGGGAGCAGGGTTTCCCTGACGTCGTCGTGGTCTACTCGCGCTCCCTCAACGGATCGCACCGACACGCGCTGCGGGCGGTGCTGGAGCCGATACGGGAGAACGATCACTGACCCCCATGTCGGGTCTGTAACGCAGGTGACCGGAGGCGCCACCGCTTCCGGTCACCTTCACGCCTGATCTCCAAGGGCCATTATCCAGACAGGCTCCCAGGATGAACCGACCGGCGGGAAGCCCGACACCCATTCTCTGAAGCGAGCCTGGACAGAAACCCTCGCCGGCCACCCCTTGCAACCGTCGAGGCCTCCCCTGGCGCATACGAGCCATCGCCTTCGGGTCGATCTCGCTGACAGATAGTCATCAAGTCGCGACGGGAGCCCGGGCGCGACCGCCCGGGCTCCCCCTATGCGCGTTCACCTACTGGGTGGTCCGGTTGTAGTCCTCGATGCCCTTGGTGATCTCCGCCGCTGCGGCGTTCAGCGCCTCCGCCGCCGTGGCCTGGCCCAGCACCACCGACTCCATCGCGGCCTCCACGATCTGCCGGGCCTGCGGGAAGGTGCCGATCACGGCGCCCTGGGTCACCGTGCTCAGCGGCGACGCCCGGAGCTGCTCGATGGCGGTGGTGAACTGGGGCCGCTGGGCGTGCCAGTCCTTCAGGATCTGCTGGTCGTACGCCGCCTTGCGGACCGGGAAGTAGCCGGTGGCGATGGACCACTCGGCCTGGACCTCCGGCGTCGTCAGCCACTTCACGAACTCCCAGGCAGCCCACTGCTCCTTCAACGGCTTGGTGTTGGTGATCCACAGCGAGGCGCCGCCGATGATCACGCCGCCCTCGGCGGCCCCCTCCGGCCGCGGCAGGAAGGCGGTGCCGATCTCAAACTTGTCGCCCACGCCGTTCAGGATGTTGCCCAGCGCCGCGGTGGAGTCCAGGGTCATCGCGACCTGCCCGGAGGAGAAGGCCGCCTGGGTATCCGCCGTGCGCCGGCCCAGGTTGATGGCCACGCCCTCGTCCACCATCTCCTTCAGCCAGGTGACGAACCGCTCACCCTCCGGCGAGTTGATGATGGCCTTGGTGGCCCGGGCGCTGCGGCCGTTGTCGTTGTCCACGTAGTGGGCGCCCTGCACCGCCAGGAACTGCTCGAAGAACCAGCCGTACAGTGCGATGCTGGCGCCGTAGCGGGTCTCGCCGCCCTGGGTGACCGTCAGCTTCCGGGCGTACTCCTTGAACTCCTCAAAGGTGCGGGGCGGCCGCTCGGGGTCGAGTCCCGCCTCCCGGAAGGCGTCCTTGTTGTAGTACACGATGGGCGTGGAGGTGTTGAACGGCATCGAGTAGAGCCGCCCGTCGAAGGTGTAGTAGCCCAGGATGTTGGGCTCGAAGTCGTCGATGGAGAAGCCGTCGGCGTCGACGAAGTTCTGCATCGGCGTGATCATGCCGGAGTCGATCATGAACCGGCTGCCGATCTCGTACACCTGCATGATCGTCGGGCCGTCGGAACCTGCCGCCCTCAGCTTCTGCAGGGCGTCGTCATAGGTGCCCTGGTAGACCGCCTCCACCTCCACCTTGTCCTGGGAGCTGTTGAACTGGTCTACCAGCCGCTGCACCGCCTCGCCGGCGACCCCGCCCATGGCGTGCCAGAAGGTGACCTTCACCCGCTCGCCGGGCTGGATCTCCACCTTCTGGAACTCCCCGTCCGAGGCGGTGCCGCCCCCGCGGGCGCAGCCGGCCAGCAGGGCGGCGATCAGAACCAGGGCCCATACCATTAACACCGGTCGTCTCGTTGTGCGCACGTGGTGAATCCTCCTCCGTACGAGTGTTGCGGCCGCGCCGGCACAAGTACGCCGGGGCACGCCCAAGGGACCGTCCGCACCGGGGCGACCGCTTGTTGCCCAAAAAGCCGCTAGCCCTTGAGGCCGCCGGCCATCAGGCCCCGCACCAAGTAGCGCTGCCCCAGCACCAGGACCACCAGGGCCGGCGCCATGCACAGCACCACGCCGGCCATCACCCGGTGGTACTGCAGCCCCTCCTCGTTCATCAGGAAGCGCACCCCGATCTGCACCGTCCGCATGAGACGCGTGTTGGTGACCAGGAGCGGCCACAGGTACTGGTTCCAGGTGCTGAGGAACGTGTACGCCCCCAGCGTCAGGAGGCCCGGCCGGGCCAGGGGCAGGGCGATGGACCAGAAGAACCGGAACCGGCCGCAGCCGTCAATCCGGGCCGCCTCCTCCAGCTCCCTCGGGATCTGCAGGAAGAACTGCCTGAGCAGGAACGTGCCGAAAGCGGTGGCCAGGAACGGAAGGACCAGCCCGGTGTACGAATCCAGCAGCCGGAGCGAACGGATCGTGAGGTAGTTGGGGATCAGCGTGACCTCCCAGGGCACCATCATGGTGGACATGAACAGGGCGAACAGGGCCGCCTTGCCCCGGAAGTTCATGAAGGCGAAGGCGTAGGCGGACAGGCTGGCGGTGGCGATCTGGCCGAGGGTCACGGCCGAGGAGACCACCAGGGAGTTCAGCAGGTAGCGCCCCACCGGCACCGACCGGGCCACCTCGGCGTAATTGGCCCAGCGGGGTGAGCTGGGCAGGAAGCGGGGCGGGAAGGTGTTGACCTCCGCCGGCGGCATGAGGCTGATGGACACCGCGTAGAGGATGGGGAACACCATGAAGAGGGCCGCCAGGCAGAGGGCCGCATACAGCAGCAGCCGGGTGAGACGGGACTGGACGCTCACTGGTAGTGCACCCGCCTTTCGCCGAGCCGGAACTGGAGGTAGGTCAGGACGACCATCACGATGAACAGCAGCATCGCCTGCGCGCTGGCGGCGCCGAACTCGTATTGCCGGAAGGCCACCTGGTAGATGCGGTAGACCACCGTGTTGGTGGCGTCGGACGGTCCGCCGGCGGTCATGATTTCGATCTCAGCGAACACCTGGAAAGCGTGAATCACCCCGACCACGGCGGCGAAGAAGAGCGTCGGCGAAAGCATCGGCAGGGTGATGTGCCACGTCTTCGCCCAGAAGCCGGCGCCGTCCACCAGGGCGGCTTCGTGCAGCTCCTCCGGGACGTTCTGGAGGCCGCTGAGCAGCAGGACGAAGTTGAAGCCAAGCCGCAGCCAGATGCTGACCATGCCCACGGCCAGCAGGGCCCAGCGCGGATCGGTGAGCCAGTGCACCGGTGCGATGCCGACCAGGCTGAGCAGGTAGTTGACCATGCCGGACACCGGGTTGAGCATCATGACCCAGATCGTGCTGCCGATGGCGGCCGAGATGGCCAGCGGCGAGGAGAAGATCAGCTGGAAGATCCGGGTTCCCTTCAGGGGCTGGTAGGCGAGGAGAGCCAGGACCAGGCCGAGCAATAGCCCGGCGGGCACGGTGTAGAGGACGAAGAGGACCGTCACGCCCAGGCTCTGCAGGAACGTGGACTGCAGGGCGTTCACGTAGTGCTCAAGCCCGACGAAGACCCTGGGCTCGCCCCGCGGATTGGTCAGGAACAGGCTGAGGTAGATCGAGCGCACGATCGGGTAGAAGGTGAAGATGGTGAGCAGCGCCAGGCTGGGGGTAAGGTACAGGTACGGCTCCAACCGCTCCGCCCTGCGGAAGCCTGGACGTGCCGGAGCCCGCGGTCGGGCCCGGGTCGCCGGCGCAGGTTGGCTGGCCAAACGCGTTCCTCCCTTCGCAGTGGTGCTCCGAGTATATTTCCTCCTGCGCGTCCAGACTCCTCCTCGGTACTTCGAATCTTAACTCAACATACACTAAACATTAATCCGACTAACATTCCGCAAATGAATTTTATCGCCGCAGGGAGGAGGAATCCCTCAGCTTAGGGCGAATAGCAGCATTTTAATATATTAAAGGGGTGATGCCCATGCCGGCTTTTCGGCGCGTGCTTGTCGCCAACCGGGGCGAGATCGCCATCCGCATCTTCCGCGCGTGCACGGAACTGGGCAAACAGACCGTGGCCGTGTACTCCGAACAGGACAGCCTCTCGCTCCACCGGTACAAGGCCGACGAAGCCTACCTCATCGGCGAGGGCAAGGGCCCCGTGGAGGCTTACCTCGACGTGGAGGGGATCATCCGGCTGGCCCGGGAGCACGAGGTGGACGCCATCCACCCCGGCTACGGCTTCCTGGCAGAGAACGCCGCGTTCGCCCGCCGCTGCCGGGAAGAGGGGATCGCCTTCATCGGCCCGGACCCCGAGCACCTGGAGATGTTCGGCGACAAGGTGGCGGCACGCCGGATCGCCCGGGAGGCGGGGCTGCCCCTCCCCCGCGGCACCGAGGCGCCGGTCGCCTCGGTGAAGGAGGCCCTCGCCTTCGCCCGGGAGGTGGGCTACCCGATCATCGTCAAGGCCGTGCTGGGCGGCGGCGGCCGGGGCATGCGGGTGGTCCGCTCCGACGCCGAGCTGAAGGACGCGCTGGAGCGGGCCCGCTCCGAGGCCCAGGCGGCCTTCGGCTCGGGCGAAGTCTACCTGGAAGAGTACGTGGAGCGGCCCCGCCACATCGAGGTCCAGGTGATGGCCGACCGATACGGAAACGTGGTCCACCTGTACGAGCGGGACTGCTCCATCCAGCGCCGGCACCAGAAGGTGGTGGAAATTGCCCCCTCGCTGGCCCTGACCGAACCCCAGCGGCAGGAGATCTGCGGTGCGGCCGTCCGGCTGATGGCCCGGGTGGGCTACGTGGGCGCCGGCACCGTCGAGTTCCTGGTCGCGCCCGACGGCCGCTACTACTTCATGGAGGTCAACCCGCGCATCCAGGTGGAGCACACGGTGACCGAGGAGATCACCGGGCTGGACATCGTCCAGGCCCAGATCCGCATCGCCGAGGGAGCGCGCCTGGACGAGGCGCTGGGGGTCGCCTCCCAGGCGCAGATCGCCCGGCACGGTTACGCCATCCAGTGCCGGGTGACCGCCGAGGACCCGGCCAACGACTTCCTGCCCGACACCGGCCGCATCCTGGTCTACCGCTCCCCCGGCGGACCCGGCGTCCGGCTGGACGGCGACAACGGGTTCGTCGGCGCGGAGATCACGCCGTACTACGACTCGCTGCTGGTGAAGGCCACCACCTGGGGACTCACCTTCGAGGCGGCGGCCGCCAAGATGAGCCGGGTGCTCCAGGAGTTCCGCATCCGCGGGGTGAAGACCAACATCCCGTTCCTCCTGAACGTCATCCGCCACCCCCGGTTCCTCGCCGGCGACGTGGACACCAACTTCATCCACGACTCGCCCGAGCTGTTCCAGTTTCCGCCCCGCCGGGACCGGGGCACCAAGGTGCTCCGCTACATCGGCCACGTGGTGGTCAACGGCGGCCCGGGGGTGCCTCCCGGGGCCAAGCCGCCCGCCCGGTCCCAGCCGCCCATCCCGAAGGCGGAGGGGCCGGTTCCCCCCGGCGTCCGGCAGGTCCTGCTGGAGCGGGGCGCCGAGGGGCTGGTGGAGTGGATCCGGACCCAGAAGCGACTGCTGGTGACCGACACTACGATGCGGGACGGCCACCAGTCGCTGCTGGCCACCCGGGTGCGTACCCGGGACATGCTGACCATCGCCCCGGCCACGGCGCGCCTCGCCTCGGGGCTCTTCTCCCTGGAGATGTGGGGCGGCGCGACGTTCGACACGGCCCTGCGGTTCCTGAAGGAGGACCCCTGGGAGCGGCTGGACCTGCTCCGCCGGGCCATCCCCAACATCCCCTTCCAGATGCTGCTGCGCGGCGCCAACGCCGTCGGCTACGCCAACTACCCCGACAACCTGGTCCACGCCTTCGTCCGGGAGGCCGCGGCGGCGGGCATCGACATCTTCCGCATCTTCGACGCGCTCAACTGGCTGCCCAACATGCGGCCCGCGATCGAGGCGGTGCGCAGCGCCGGCAAGGTGGCCGAGGTGGCCATCTGCTACACGGGGGACATCACGGACCCCGCCCGCACCAAGTACAACCTGCGGTACTACGTGGACCTGGCGAAGGAGCTGGAGAAGGCCGGCGCGCAGATCCTCGCGATCAAGGACATGTCGGGCCTCCTGAAGCCCCGGGCGGCCAAGATGCTGATCTCCGCTCTGAAGCAGGAGGTCGGCGTGCCGCTGCACCTGCACACCCACGACACCGCCGGCACG
The nucleotide sequence above comes from Symbiobacterium thermophilum IAM 14863. Encoded proteins:
- a CDS encoding metallophosphoesterase family protein; the protein is MRILHTADWHLGRTLEGRSRQEEHEAFVDELCAMVREERIDLVLIAGDVFDTGNPSAAAEELYCDALARLGENGRRAVVVIAGNHDSPDRLTAVQALAQRHGATMFGYPYDDPGVYTPGPDRVQRVAAGPGWAELTVPGVDHSAVVLALPYPSESRLRKLIADTLGEEELQRSYSDQVKGWLAAAAGRFRPDAVRLVTSHLYMAGGVESDVVERPIQMGGAYTVHPCAVPETAQYVALGHLHRPQEIHGTAAVTRYSGSPISFSFNETGYVKGVTVVEVEPRDPAPRVRHVPISAGRPLVRWVAEDGLAQVERWVAEGKDPTAWISLEVHTEHPLTLEQVHRLRAMRPEFVHIRAVLPAEAEAAATAEPQRLGVDEQFVRFYSQVRGGPPAPELVRLFLELVNARDEEVDA
- a CDS encoding ABC transporter substrate-binding protein, with protein sequence MVWALVLIAALLAGCARGGGTASDGEFQKVEIQPGERVKVTFWHAMGGVAGEAVQRLVDQFNSSQDKVEVEAVYQGTYDDALQKLRAAGSDGPTIMQVYEIGSRFMIDSGMITPMQNFVDADGFSIDDFEPNILGYYTFDGRLYSMPFNTSTPIVYYNKDAFREAGLDPERPPRTFEEFKEYARKLTVTQGGETRYGASIALYGWFFEQFLAVQGAHYVDNDNGRSARATKAIINSPEGERFVTWLKEMVDEGVAINLGRRTADTQAAFSSGQVAMTLDSTAALGNILNGVGDKFEIGTAFLPRPEGAAEGGVIIGGASLWITNTKPLKEQWAAWEFVKWLTTPEVQAEWSIATGYFPVRKAAYDQQILKDWHAQRPQFTTAIEQLRASPLSTVTQGAVIGTFPQARQIVEAAMESVVLGQATAAEALNAAAAEITKGIEDYNRTTQ
- a CDS encoding carbohydrate ABC transporter permease — its product is MSVQSRLTRLLLYAALCLAALFMVFPILYAVSISLMPPAEVNTFPPRFLPSSPRWANYAEVARSVPVGRYLLNSLVVSSAVTLGQIATASLSAYAFAFMNFRGKAALFALFMSTMMVPWEVTLIPNYLTIRSLRLLDSYTGLVLPFLATAFGTFLLRQFFLQIPRELEEAARIDGCGRFRFFWSIALPLARPGLLTLGAYTFLSTWNQYLWPLLVTNTRLMRTVQIGVRFLMNEEGLQYHRVMAGVVLCMAPALVVLVLGQRYLVRGLMAGGLKG
- a CDS encoding carbohydrate ABC transporter permease is translated as MASQPAPATRARPRAPARPGFRRAERLEPYLYLTPSLALLTIFTFYPIVRSIYLSLFLTNPRGEPRVFVGLEHYVNALQSTFLQSLGVTVLFVLYTVPAGLLLGLVLALLAYQPLKGTRIFQLIFSSPLAISAAIGSTIWVMMLNPVSGMVNYLLSLVGIAPVHWLTDPRWALLAVGMVSIWLRLGFNFVLLLSGLQNVPEELHEAALVDGAGFWAKTWHITLPMLSPTLFFAAVVGVIHAFQVFAEIEIMTAGGPSDATNTVVYRIYQVAFRQYEFGAASAQAMLLFIVMVVLTYLQFRLGERRVHYQ
- a CDS encoding pyruvate carboxylase, which produces MPAFRRVLVANRGEIAIRIFRACTELGKQTVAVYSEQDSLSLHRYKADEAYLIGEGKGPVEAYLDVEGIIRLAREHEVDAIHPGYGFLAENAAFARRCREEGIAFIGPDPEHLEMFGDKVAARRIAREAGLPLPRGTEAPVASVKEALAFAREVGYPIIVKAVLGGGGRGMRVVRSDAELKDALERARSEAQAAFGSGEVYLEEYVERPRHIEVQVMADRYGNVVHLYERDCSIQRRHQKVVEIAPSLALTEPQRQEICGAAVRLMARVGYVGAGTVEFLVAPDGRYYFMEVNPRIQVEHTVTEEITGLDIVQAQIRIAEGARLDEALGVASQAQIARHGYAIQCRVTAEDPANDFLPDTGRILVYRSPGGPGVRLDGDNGFVGAEITPYYDSLLVKATTWGLTFEAAAAKMSRVLQEFRIRGVKTNIPFLLNVIRHPRFLAGDVDTNFIHDSPELFQFPPRRDRGTKVLRYIGHVVVNGGPGVPPGAKPPARSQPPIPKAEGPVPPGVRQVLLERGAEGLVEWIRTQKRLLVTDTTMRDGHQSLLATRVRTRDMLTIAPATARLASGLFSLEMWGGATFDTALRFLKEDPWERLDLLRRAIPNIPFQMLLRGANAVGYANYPDNLVHAFVREAAAAGIDIFRIFDALNWLPNMRPAIEAVRSAGKVAEVAICYTGDITDPARTKYNLRYYVDLAKELEKAGAQILAIKDMSGLLKPRAAKMLISALKQEVGVPLHLHTHDTAGTGLATLLAAAEAGVDIVDAALSSLSGLTSQPSLNTLVAALQGSDRDTGLDLAALQQLADYWQEVRRWYAPWESGLLATSAETYLHEMPGGQVSNLRQQAVALGLGGRWHEVVEAYRTANLALGDIVKVTPSSKAVGDLALFMVQNGIRTTEELVRRGEGLAFPESVVQMLAGYMGQPPGGWPEELQRVVLKGREAITVRPGELLPPIDFEAKQRELSAKLGRPAAQREVLSEVLFPGLLEQLARHQEEYGNTAVVDTPTFFYGLRPGEETRVEIEKGKTLIIKLVDVRDPKPNGMREVLFELNGSQREVEVPDQRLVDAGARRPKADKGDPCHLGASMPGKVLKVLVAPGDQVAKGVQLVVTEAMKMENVLTAPRDCRIKDVLVKEGDRVEAGDLVVVLEE